Proteins from a genomic interval of Plasmodium reichenowi strain SY57 chromosome 13, whole genome shotgun sequence:
- a CDS encoding protein transport protein SFT2, putative — MGENKFDGLSFFENNEFQNMNFIRGSMDNNRNEEEKGLIQKAIDLSKKGAETLQKGLKETLGKNNMNDGASMVSNSTTAESGSMFSNFPLFNNNNQNRENETSSFFAFTTLVSYKNFPLFCILFGISVLFMILSFFTLPMIVITPRQFGFFFTVSSICFVSSLAFLKGFSNLYHHLMEKQRLPFTTAYILSLVSTLYFTLINPLYLLALITSVIQMLALISFLVEQEPSKCLLMLFILMLKIYLEEAILQIYPFNVKNMKTYIIFDIFY, encoded by the exons ATGGGCGAAAATAAGTTTGACGGTTTGTctttttttgaaaataatgaatttCAGAATATGAATTTTATAAGGGGTTCTATGGATAATAACCGtaatgaagaagaaaaaggGTTAATACAGAAAGCTATAGATTTATCCAAAAAAGGGGCAGAAACATTACAAAAAGGTTTAAAAGAAACAttaggaaaaaataatatgaatgatgGAGCTTCTATGGTATCTAATTCAACAACAGCTGAAAGTGGTTCAATGTTTTCAAATTTTcctttatttaataataataatcagAATAGAGAAAATGAAACGAGTTCATTTTTTGCTTTTACAACTTTAGTATCATATAAGAACTTTccattattttgtattttatttggAATCAGTGTGTTATTTATGATCCtatcattttttacattACCTATGATAGTAATAACACCTAGACAATTTGGTTTTTTCTTTACTGTATCTTCAATATGCTTTGTTTCATCTTTAGCCTTCTTAAAGGGTTTTTCAAATTTATACCATCATTTAATGGAAAAGCAACG CCTCCCTTTTACAACGGCCTACATTTTATCATTAGTATCAACCTTATATTTTACTCTTATTAATCCCTTATATTTATTG gCATTAATTACATCAGTTATTCAAATGTTAGCCCTTATATCATTTCTT GTGGAGCAGGAGCCATCAAAATGCTTATTAATGCTATTTATTCTTATgttaaaaatttatttagAAGAAGCAATACTTCAGATTTACCCTTttaatgtaaaaaatatgaaaacatatataatctttgatattttttattaa